The following proteins come from a genomic window of Mycobacterium sp. DL:
- a CDS encoding ABC transporter ATP-binding protein, whose amino-acid sequence MTGPMGRAMRGTEPPEVRSRDFKGTALRLLARLTPQRGMTVAVMLLGVGGITIGVIGPRILGHATDLLFNGVIGRQLPDGLTKEQAVEAARARGDDSFADLLSGMNVVPGQGVDFGGVARTLALALALYLVAALLVWMQARLLNVVVQRTMVALRSDVEDKVHRLPLRYFDSRQRGEVLSRLTNDVDNVQTSLSMSITQLLTSVLTVFAVLVMMLTISPLLTLLTVVTVPLSLWVTRSIARRSAKLFVAQWRDTGRLNAHIEETYSGFTVVKTFGHRAHAEEQFRELNDDVYRASFGAQFLSGLVSPATIFVGNLSYVAVAVVGGLQVATGQITLGSIQAFIQYVRQFNQPLTQIAGMYNTLQSGIASAERVFDLLDAEEEPPDPSEALPDPDHQRRGRVEFDHVWFGYLPDTPVIEDLSLVAEPGTTVAIVGPTGAGKTTLVNLLMRFYDVEAGRILLDGVDIASVSRGSLRSRIGMVLQDTWLFAGTVYDNIAYGRPDATEEEVLEAATAAYVDRFVHTLPDGYQTRINDGGTNISAGEKQLITIARAVLARPQLLILDEATSSVDTRTEVLIQHAMSRLRRDRTSFIIAHRLSTIRDADLILVLEAGRIVERGSHAELLARRGEYWTMTQA is encoded by the coding sequence ATGACCGGGCCGATGGGGCGTGCCATGCGCGGGACGGAACCGCCCGAGGTGCGGTCGCGCGACTTCAAGGGCACGGCGCTCCGGCTTCTCGCTCGTCTCACCCCGCAGCGGGGCATGACCGTCGCGGTGATGCTGCTCGGGGTCGGCGGCATCACGATCGGGGTGATAGGACCACGAATTCTCGGTCACGCCACGGATCTGCTGTTCAACGGCGTCATCGGCCGCCAGTTGCCCGACGGCCTGACCAAGGAGCAGGCGGTCGAGGCGGCGCGCGCCCGCGGCGACGACAGTTTCGCCGACCTGCTGTCCGGGATGAACGTGGTGCCCGGGCAGGGAGTCGACTTCGGCGGCGTGGCACGGACGCTGGCGCTGGCGCTGGCCCTGTATCTGGTTGCCGCGCTGTTGGTCTGGATGCAGGCGCGGCTGCTCAACGTCGTCGTCCAGCGAACGATGGTCGCGCTGCGGTCCGATGTCGAGGACAAGGTGCACCGGCTTCCGCTGCGGTACTTCGACTCGCGCCAGCGCGGCGAGGTACTCAGCCGGCTGACCAACGACGTCGACAACGTGCAGACGTCCCTGTCCATGTCGATCACCCAGTTGCTGACCTCGGTGCTGACCGTGTTCGCGGTGCTGGTGATGATGTTGACGATCTCCCCGCTGCTGACGCTGCTCACCGTGGTGACGGTGCCGTTGTCGCTGTGGGTCACCCGCTCGATCGCACGCAGATCGGCCAAACTGTTCGTCGCGCAGTGGCGTGACACCGGAAGGCTCAACGCCCACATCGAGGAGACCTACAGCGGCTTCACCGTCGTCAAGACCTTCGGACACCGGGCCCATGCCGAGGAACAGTTCCGCGAGCTCAACGACGACGTCTACCGTGCCAGCTTCGGCGCCCAGTTCCTGTCGGGGTTGGTGTCACCGGCGACGATCTTCGTCGGCAACCTGAGCTACGTGGCGGTGGCCGTGGTGGGCGGTCTGCAGGTCGCCACCGGCCAGATCACGCTCGGCAGCATCCAGGCGTTCATCCAGTACGTGCGGCAGTTCAACCAGCCGCTGACTCAGATCGCCGGCATGTACAACACTCTGCAGTCCGGCATCGCGAGCGCCGAACGGGTCTTCGATCTGCTCGACGCCGAGGAGGAGCCGCCCGATCCGTCGGAGGCACTACCCGACCCCGATCATCAGCGTCGTGGCCGGGTGGAGTTCGACCACGTGTGGTTCGGCTACCTGCCCGACACCCCGGTCATCGAGGATCTGTCACTGGTCGCCGAGCCGGGCACGACCGTGGCCATCGTCGGCCCGACCGGTGCGGGCAAGACGACGCTGGTGAATCTGCTGATGCGGTTCTACGACGTCGAGGCGGGACGGATCCTGCTCGACGGTGTGGACATCGCCTCGGTGAGCCGTGGTTCACTGCGATCGCGCATCGGGATGGTGCTGCAGGACACCTGGCTGTTCGCCGGCACGGTGTACGACAACATCGCCTACGGCCGGCCCGATGCCACCGAGGAGGAAGTGCTCGAGGCTGCCACGGCGGCCTATGTGGACCGCTTCGTGCACACGCTGCCCGACGGGTATCAGACCCGGATCAACGACGGCGGTACCAACATCAGCGCGGGTGAGAAGCAACTCATCACGATCGCGCGCGCGGTGCTGGCCCGACCTCAGCTGCTGATCCTCGACGAAGCGACGAGTTCGGTGGACACCCGCACCGAGGTCCTGATCCAGCACGCGATGAGCCGACTGCGTCGCGACCGCACCAGTTTCATCATCGCGCACCGGCTTTCGACGATCCGCGATGCCGACCTGATCCTCGTCCTGGAGGCAGGCAGGATCGTCGAACGCGGCAGTCACGCCGAACTGCTCGCCCGCCGCGGCGAATACTGGACCATGACGCAGGCGTGA
- a CDS encoding ABC transporter ATP-binding protein, whose product MLWVLLRRHVQPYRKPLSVVAALQVISTLATLYLPTVNAAIIDDGVARGDLRRIVELGAVMLAVTALQVVCAVGAVYFGSRASMGVGRDLRSVIFHHVTGFSAEETARFGAPSLLTRTTNDVQQIQLLVQLTCTMLITAPIMCVGGIFMAIHQDAGLSWLLVVSVPLLAIANYWIVSHLLPIFRRLQHQIDAINRVMREQLTGLRVVRAFARESFERKRFAETNRALADTALEAGRWQALMLPVTTLVINVSSVALIWFGGMRIDAGEMQVGSLIAFLSYFMQILMAVLMATFILVIIPRASVCAERITEVLSTQPAISSSPQALSPATLTGEVRLDGATFSYPGADRPVLQEVSLTARPGSTTAIVGSTGSGKSTLLSLICRMYDVTDGSVSVDGIEVRELDVERLWSIIGLVPQRGYLFSGTVADNLRYGKGDATDEEMWSALRIAAADDFVEAHPDGLQMRVSQAGMNFSGGQRQRLAIARAVIRRPAIYLFDDAFSALDVHTDARVRAGLRGISSQSTVMIVSQRISTVAGADQIVVIDDGRVVGTGTHEHLLQTCDAYQEFAESQSVKAGEA is encoded by the coding sequence ATGCTCTGGGTGCTGCTCCGACGGCACGTGCAGCCGTACCGGAAGCCGCTCTCGGTGGTGGCAGCACTCCAGGTCATCAGCACTCTCGCGACGCTCTACCTTCCGACGGTCAACGCCGCGATCATCGACGACGGCGTCGCGCGGGGCGACCTGCGGCGGATCGTCGAGCTGGGTGCGGTGATGCTCGCCGTGACCGCACTGCAGGTGGTGTGCGCCGTCGGTGCGGTCTACTTCGGATCCCGGGCCAGCATGGGTGTCGGCCGGGACCTGCGCTCGGTGATCTTTCACCACGTCACAGGGTTCTCCGCCGAGGAGACCGCACGCTTCGGCGCGCCGTCGCTGCTGACCCGGACCACCAACGACGTCCAGCAGATCCAGTTGCTCGTGCAGCTGACCTGCACGATGCTGATCACCGCGCCGATCATGTGTGTGGGCGGCATCTTCATGGCCATCCACCAGGACGCCGGTCTGTCGTGGCTGCTGGTGGTCAGCGTGCCGCTGCTGGCCATCGCCAACTACTGGATCGTCTCGCATCTGCTGCCGATCTTCCGACGCCTGCAGCACCAGATCGACGCCATCAACCGGGTGATGCGTGAGCAGCTCACCGGACTACGGGTGGTCCGGGCGTTCGCGCGGGAGTCGTTCGAACGCAAGCGATTCGCCGAGACCAACCGCGCGCTGGCCGACACCGCGCTGGAAGCCGGGCGATGGCAGGCGCTGATGCTGCCGGTGACCACCCTGGTGATCAACGTGTCCAGCGTGGCGTTGATCTGGTTCGGTGGGATGCGCATCGACGCCGGCGAGATGCAGGTGGGATCGCTGATCGCCTTCCTGTCCTACTTCATGCAGATCCTGATGGCGGTGCTGATGGCGACGTTCATCCTGGTGATCATCCCGCGGGCGTCGGTCTGCGCGGAGCGGATCACCGAGGTGCTGTCGACGCAGCCGGCGATCAGCAGCTCGCCGCAGGCACTGAGCCCGGCAACGCTGACCGGCGAGGTGCGGTTGGACGGGGCCACCTTCAGCTATCCGGGCGCGGACCGTCCGGTGCTGCAGGAGGTCTCGCTGACCGCGCGACCCGGCTCCACCACCGCCATCGTCGGCTCGACGGGGTCGGGCAAGTCGACGCTGCTGTCGCTGATCTGCCGCATGTACGACGTGACGGACGGCTCGGTCAGTGTGGACGGGATCGAGGTGCGGGAACTCGACGTCGAGCGCCTCTGGTCGATCATCGGCCTGGTCCCGCAGCGCGGGTACCTGTTCTCGGGCACGGTGGCCGACAACCTGCGCTACGGCAAAGGGGACGCAACGGACGAGGAGATGTGGTCCGCGCTACGGATCGCTGCGGCCGACGACTTCGTCGAAGCCCACCCCGACGGCCTGCAGATGCGGGTGTCACAGGCGGGCATGAACTTCTCCGGCGGACAACGCCAGCGGTTGGCGATCGCCCGCGCCGTCATCCGCCGGCCCGCGATCTATCTGTTCGACGACGCGTTCTCCGCGCTCGACGTGCACACCGATGCCCGCGTCCGCGCCGGCCTTCGCGGGATCTCCTCGCAGTCGACGGTGATGATTGTCTCGCAGCGCATCTCGACCGTCGCAGGCGCCGACCAGATCGTCGTGATCGACGACGGCCGAGTGGTGGGCACCGGAACCCACGAGCACCTCCTGCAGACCTGTGACGCCTACCAGGAGTTCGCGGAGTCCCAATCGGTGAAGGCCGGCGAGGCATGA
- a CDS encoding DUF3558 domain-containing protein has product MLTVVAGCSDSDPASPEVPATDAPQQEIAHGPFFPQCGGISDEEIIKQTQVPGLVNTAQTSVGCQWLAGGSILGPHFSFTWFRGSPIGRERKTIELSRTSVEDISIEGHDGFMGVNEDLTTGAVNLCEIGIQFDDDFIEWSISYAQPPFPDACDVATELTRQSIVNSR; this is encoded by the coding sequence ATGCTCACGGTGGTCGCCGGGTGCTCGGATTCGGACCCGGCATCCCCGGAAGTGCCCGCCACCGACGCTCCGCAGCAGGAGATCGCGCACGGACCGTTCTTCCCCCAATGCGGCGGCATCAGCGACGAGGAGATCATCAAGCAGACCCAGGTGCCCGGTCTGGTGAACACCGCCCAGACGTCGGTGGGCTGCCAGTGGCTGGCCGGCGGCAGCATCCTCGGTCCGCACTTCTCCTTCACCTGGTTCCGCGGCAGCCCGATCGGCCGTGAGCGCAAGACCATCGAGTTGTCCCGCACCAGCGTCGAAGACATCAGCATCGAAGGCCACGATGGCTTCATGGGGGTCAACGAAGACCTCACCACGGGTGCGGTGAACCTCTGCGAAATCGGTATCCAGTTCGACGACGACTTCATCGAGTGGTCCATCAGCTACGCCCAGCCGCCGTTCCCGGACGCGTGCGACGTCGCGACCGAACTCACCCGCCAGTCGATCGTGAACTCCCGGTGA
- a CDS encoding DUF3558 domain-containing protein, which translates to MSARRALAGALAGLVVLTGCTQTVEGTAAQAGSGNVPRNNDSERQYPNLLKECDVLTEDILAETVGADPLDIQSTFVGAVCRWQAANPAGLVDITRFWFELGDLDNERSTAEQLEYQIESRSIAGIQSIVMRPNDPNGACGVASDAAGVVGWWVNPQSPGIDACGMAIKLMELTLATRA; encoded by the coding sequence GTGAGCGCCCGTCGGGCCCTGGCCGGGGCGTTGGCCGGCCTGGTCGTGCTGACCGGGTGCACGCAGACCGTCGAGGGCACGGCGGCACAGGCGGGCAGCGGAAACGTGCCCCGCAACAACGACTCGGAGCGCCAGTACCCGAACCTGCTGAAGGAATGCGACGTGCTCACCGAGGACATCCTCGCCGAGACCGTCGGGGCCGATCCGTTGGACATCCAGAGCACGTTCGTCGGTGCGGTCTGTCGGTGGCAGGCGGCCAATCCCGCCGGCCTGGTCGACATCACCCGCTTCTGGTTCGAACTGGGCGACCTGGACAACGAACGCTCCACCGCCGAACAGTTGGAGTATCAGATCGAGAGCCGGTCGATCGCCGGCATCCAGTCGATCGTGATGCGGCCCAACGACCCCAACGGGGCGTGCGGGGTCGCCAGCGACGCCGCCGGCGTCGTCGGCTGGTGGGTCAACCCTCAGTCGCCCGGCATCGACGCCTGCGGAATGGCGATCAAGCTGATGGAGTTGACGCTGGCCACCCGCGCTTAG
- a CDS encoding histidine phosphatase family protein — translation MTTTIRTLLLLRHAKSDYPSGVDDHDRPLAERGVREAAVAGDWIRAYLGDNSEVDAVLCSTATRTRQTLERTGITAPVQYVDRLYNSTPGVVIDEINGVRSRFAGDIGDHGELATLLVVGHEPVMSGLALNLANEQTADSAVAQEISAKFPTSSIAVLRTAAPWDQLALGSAELVDFHIAR, via the coding sequence ATGACGACGACCATTCGCACGCTGCTTCTGCTCCGACACGCCAAATCGGACTATCCGTCCGGCGTCGACGACCACGACCGCCCGCTGGCGGAGCGGGGTGTCCGGGAGGCCGCGGTGGCCGGCGATTGGATCCGGGCCTATCTGGGCGACAACTCCGAGGTGGACGCGGTTCTGTGCTCGACGGCGACGCGCACCCGACAGACACTGGAGCGGACGGGCATCACCGCCCCCGTGCAGTACGTGGATCGACTCTACAACTCGACGCCCGGGGTGGTCATCGACGAGATCAACGGCGTCCGGTCCCGGTTCGCCGGCGATATCGGCGATCACGGCGAGCTCGCCACACTGCTCGTCGTCGGACACGAACCGGTGATGTCGGGTCTGGCACTCAATCTGGCGAACGAGCAGACGGCCGACAGTGCTGTCGCCCAGGAGATCTCGGCGAAGTTCCCCACGTCGTCGATCGCGGTGCTGCGTACTGCCGCACCGTGGGATCAGCTCGCGCTCGGCAGCGCCGAACTCGTCGACTTCCACATCGCGCGCTGA
- a CDS encoding exonuclease SbcCD subunit D, with the protein MRFLHTADWQLGMTRHFLSEEAQPRYSAARRAAVTALGPLAEEVAAEFVVVAGDVFEHNQLAPRDVSQSLEAMRGVKVPVYLLPGNHDPLDAGSVYTSALFTAERPDNVIVLDRPGVHEVRPGLELVAAPWHSKAPTTDLVAEVLDALPADGVTRIVVGHGAVDILVPDKDRASLIGLAALEAAINRGAVHYVALGDKHSRMNVGSTGRIWYSGSPEVTNYDDIEPDPGQVLVVDIDEADPVRSVEVDARRIGAWRFVSLRRAVDTSRDIADLDINLDLMPDKERTVIRLGLTGSLTVTDRAALDACLDRYARLFAALVPWDKQTDIAVMPADGEFDDLGIGGFAVAAVDELVATARSAGEDAEDARAALALLLRLAEGGAA; encoded by the coding sequence ATGCGGTTTCTGCACACTGCCGACTGGCAACTCGGCATGACCCGTCACTTCCTCAGCGAGGAGGCGCAGCCCCGTTATTCGGCCGCCCGCCGGGCCGCGGTCACCGCGCTCGGTCCGCTCGCCGAAGAGGTGGCCGCCGAGTTCGTCGTGGTGGCCGGAGATGTGTTCGAGCACAACCAGTTGGCGCCGCGCGACGTGAGCCAGTCGTTGGAGGCGATGCGCGGTGTCAAGGTGCCCGTCTACCTGCTTCCCGGGAATCACGACCCGCTGGACGCGGGGTCGGTATACACCAGTGCGCTGTTCACCGCGGAACGACCCGACAACGTGATCGTGCTGGACCGTCCCGGCGTCCACGAGGTGCGCCCGGGGCTCGAATTGGTCGCCGCGCCGTGGCATTCGAAGGCGCCGACCACGGATCTGGTCGCTGAGGTGCTCGACGCGCTGCCCGCCGACGGGGTCACCCGCATCGTCGTCGGACACGGAGCGGTCGACATCCTGGTTCCCGACAAGGACAGGGCGTCGTTGATCGGGCTGGCAGCGCTCGAGGCGGCCATCAACCGAGGTGCGGTGCACTATGTGGCGTTGGGGGACAAGCACTCCCGGATGAACGTCGGCTCGACCGGCCGGATCTGGTACTCCGGCTCGCCCGAGGTGACGAACTACGACGACATCGAACCCGACCCGGGGCAGGTGCTCGTCGTCGACATCGACGAGGCCGATCCAGTGCGGTCGGTCGAGGTCGACGCCCGCCGGATCGGCGCCTGGCGGTTCGTCTCGCTGCGCCGTGCCGTGGACACCAGTCGCGACATCGCGGACCTGGACATCAATCTCGACCTGATGCCCGACAAGGAGCGCACGGTGATCCGGCTGGGTCTCACCGGGTCGCTGACAGTCACCGACCGGGCGGCGCTGGATGCCTGCCTGGACCGGTATGCACGGTTGTTCGCCGCGCTCGTGCCGTGGGACAAGCAGACCGACATCGCCGTGATGCCCGCCGACGGCGAGTTCGACGACCTCGGCATCGGCGGTTTTGCGGTCGCGGCGGTCGACGAGCTGGTGGCCACCGCACGCTCCGCCGGTGAGGACGCCGAGGACGCGAGGGCCGCACTGGCGTTGCTGCTGCGTCTTGCCGAGGGAGGTGCGGCGTGA
- a CDS encoding AAA family ATPase, with the protein MKLHRLTLTNYRGITHRDIEFPDHGVVIVSGANEIGKTSMLEALDLLLEAKDRSTKKEVKQVKPTHADVGAEVTAEISTGPYRFVYRKRFHKRAETELTLLAPRRAQLTGDEAHEKVRAMLAETVDLDLWQAQRVLQSAPTSAADLSGCNALSRALDVVAGEVDDPDSAAANRGDVDTLLIDRIDEEFRRYFTATGRPTGEWAAAANRLRAADEDVARCAASIAEVDDAVRRHTNLTGELAALSVESTCAAERLVRARAAAEAVATLRGEFDRATVLADAAKSTHAASLAALTERRRARADLDERMATIVVLQAASQTAADELATATEVQAAADEVAVRSRAELETSQARVDAARSAAQRLADREQVDHLVGRISTIETHQHELDSVQSQHATITLTDQLMQTIESAARDVDRAAAAAEQASAHVEVLAATDLEVHIGDEPVTLAAGGTWSAALSGPTGLDVPGVLTVRVTPGAPAAATRSALDTAEAALAAALQQAGVADVAAARALDERRRALLTQAERARSVLCAVTGADTVENLRLRLSALQAALPAEDGLWDPAADGPQDSATLRAELDGATAAHQQAVRDCETHRKVAEEAAKLLAQRGLHAARAKEKLEAAQTELDVAGQRLAAQRGAVGDDQLAVKAETDGEMLAKAQALVAELGDELAQHQPAAVTAELENAERDAAGVQVRYDQAAEALREVATQLKVYGTEGRKGRLDVAETEREHAEGEYRRVQRRARAAELLRSVMGRHRDTMRLRYVDPFRGEVERLGRLVFGETFEVDVDSELRIGHRTLSGRTVPYESLSGGAKEQLGIVARLAGAALVAKEDSVPVVIDDALGFTDADRLTKMAEVFDAVAGDSQVIILTCSPQRYGGIRCAQHIELSA; encoded by the coding sequence GTGAAGTTGCATCGTCTGACCCTGACGAACTACCGCGGAATCACCCACCGCGACATCGAGTTTCCGGATCACGGCGTCGTCATCGTCAGCGGCGCCAACGAGATCGGTAAGACGTCGATGCTCGAGGCGCTCGATCTGCTGCTGGAGGCCAAGGACCGCTCGACCAAGAAGGAAGTCAAGCAGGTCAAGCCGACCCACGCCGACGTCGGCGCCGAGGTCACCGCCGAGATCTCCACCGGTCCCTATCGATTCGTGTACCGCAAGCGTTTCCACAAGCGCGCCGAGACGGAGTTGACGTTGCTGGCGCCGCGGCGCGCCCAACTCACCGGGGACGAAGCGCACGAGAAGGTGCGCGCGATGCTCGCCGAGACCGTCGACCTGGACCTGTGGCAGGCGCAACGGGTGCTGCAGTCGGCGCCGACCTCGGCAGCGGATCTGTCCGGGTGCAACGCGCTGTCCCGTGCGCTCGACGTGGTCGCCGGCGAGGTGGACGACCCGGACTCCGCGGCGGCGAATCGCGGCGACGTGGACACCCTGCTGATCGACCGGATCGACGAGGAGTTCCGCCGCTACTTCACGGCCACGGGACGCCCCACCGGAGAATGGGCCGCTGCAGCCAACAGGTTGCGGGCTGCCGACGAGGACGTCGCCAGGTGCGCCGCGTCGATCGCCGAGGTCGACGACGCAGTGCGCCGGCACACGAACCTGACCGGTGAGTTGGCGGCACTGTCCGTCGAAAGCACCTGTGCCGCAGAGCGACTGGTGCGTGCCCGGGCCGCAGCCGAGGCGGTCGCGACGTTGCGCGGCGAGTTCGACAGGGCCACCGTCCTGGCCGATGCGGCGAAGTCGACGCACGCAGCGTCGCTCGCGGCTCTGACCGAACGGCGCCGCGCCCGCGCCGACCTCGACGAGCGCATGGCGACGATCGTGGTGCTGCAAGCGGCGTCGCAGACCGCCGCCGACGAGTTGGCAACCGCAACCGAGGTTCAGGCGGCTGCCGACGAGGTGGCGGTCCGATCGAGGGCGGAGCTGGAAACCAGCCAGGCCCGCGTCGACGCCGCCCGCAGCGCCGCGCAGCGATTGGCCGATCGCGAACAGGTCGACCATCTTGTCGGCCGGATCAGCACCATCGAGACACACCAACACGAACTCGACTCCGTGCAGTCCCAGCACGCAACGATCACCCTCACCGATCAGCTGATGCAGACCATCGAGTCCGCCGCACGCGACGTCGACCGCGCCGCCGCCGCCGCCGAACAGGCGTCAGCCCACGTCGAAGTGCTCGCCGCGACCGATCTCGAGGTGCACATCGGCGACGAACCGGTCACGCTGGCCGCGGGCGGCACCTGGTCCGCCGCGCTCAGCGGACCGACGGGTCTGGACGTCCCCGGCGTGCTGACCGTCCGGGTCACCCCGGGCGCTCCCGCGGCCGCCACCCGTTCGGCGCTCGACACCGCCGAGGCCGCGCTGGCCGCCGCCCTGCAGCAGGCCGGTGTCGCCGACGTCGCCGCCGCGCGCGCGCTCGACGAGCGCCGCCGCGCCCTTCTCACTCAAGCCGAGCGAGCCCGGTCCGTGCTCTGCGCGGTGACCGGGGCCGACACCGTGGAAAACCTGCGGCTGCGGCTGTCGGCGCTGCAGGCCGCACTGCCCGCCGAGGACGGGCTGTGGGACCCCGCCGCGGACGGCCCGCAGGATTCCGCCACGCTGCGCGCTGAACTCGACGGAGCGACCGCGGCACACCAGCAGGCCGTTCGGGACTGCGAGACGCATCGGAAGGTGGCCGAAGAGGCCGCCAAGCTGCTTGCTCAGCGGGGGCTCCATGCCGCCCGCGCCAAGGAGAAGCTCGAAGCGGCACAGACGGAGCTGGACGTCGCGGGACAGCGCCTCGCCGCCCAGCGCGGAGCCGTCGGAGACGATCAGCTCGCCGTCAAGGCCGAGACGGACGGCGAGATGCTGGCCAAGGCGCAGGCCTTGGTGGCCGAACTCGGCGACGAACTGGCCCAGCACCAGCCCGCCGCGGTCACCGCTGAACTCGAGAACGCCGAGCGCGACGCCGCGGGGGTTCAGGTGCGGTACGACCAGGCTGCCGAGGCGCTGCGCGAGGTCGCCACCCAGCTGAAGGTGTACGGCACCGAGGGTCGCAAGGGCAGGTTGGACGTCGCCGAAACCGAACGTGAACACGCCGAAGGTGAATACCGCAGGGTGCAGCGCCGGGCCCGTGCCGCAGAGCTGCTCAGGTCGGTGATGGGCCGGCACCGCGACACCATGCGGCTGCGCTATGTCGACCCGTTTCGCGGTGAGGTCGAACGGTTGGGCCGTCTGGTGTTCGGCGAGACCTTCGAGGTGGACGTCGACAGCGAGTTGCGCATCGGGCACCGCACCCTGTCGGGACGGACGGTGCCGTATGAGTCGCTGTCCGGCGGCGCCAAGGAGCAGTTGGGCATCGTCGCGCGGCTGGCCGGTGCCGCGCTGGTGGCCAAGGAGGACAGTGTGCCCGTGGTGATCGACGATGCGCTCGGCTTCACCGACGCCGATCGGCTGACGAAGATGGCCGAGGTGTTCGACGCGGTCGCCGGCGACAGCCAGGTCATCATCCTGACGTGCAGTCCACAGCGTTACGGCGGCATCCGCTGTGCACAGCACATCGAGTTGAGCGCCTAG
- a CDS encoding GMC family oxidoreductase N-terminal domain-containing protein has product MDADYVIVGTGSAGAVLANRLSADPSVRVVVLEAGMRDKDKFVHIPAGFAQLMRGPLDWNYMTEPQLGLAGRQIYWPRGKMLGGSSSMNAMMWVRGFAADYDEWGEHAGEEWDHAHLEPYLRRIESGPLVISRQRSPRASTAAWLTAAQECGYRVEEPNQAQPQGFCETRVTQRRGSRWSTADAYLKPIRKRKNLKVITEATATRVVFAGDRAIGVEFDGTRGRTVATARREVVLCAGAINTPQLLMLSGIGDHDQLGGHGIVSVAHSPEVGANLLDHLVIPLGFDVPHDSLFAAQKPLELLNYFVRRRGMLTSNIGEAYGFIKSRPDLALPDLELIFAPAPYFDEGIGDPYVGHAVVMGPILLKPQSRGTITLRSADPHDKPLVDPRYLTDDAGADREALMAGLRVCADIARAPALRGTIGRIARPLDATDLDDETLVRAMESLSHTLYHPVGTCRMGSDDASVVDPQLRVRGVKALRVADASVMPTIIRGHTHAPSVLIGEKAADLIRAT; this is encoded by the coding sequence GTGGACGCCGATTACGTCATCGTGGGAACGGGCTCTGCCGGGGCTGTCCTGGCCAACCGACTCAGCGCGGATCCCTCCGTGCGGGTCGTCGTGCTCGAAGCGGGCATGCGCGACAAGGACAAGTTCGTCCACATCCCGGCCGGCTTCGCCCAGTTGATGCGCGGTCCGCTCGACTGGAACTACATGACCGAGCCGCAGCTGGGTCTTGCGGGACGACAGATCTACTGGCCCCGCGGCAAGATGCTCGGCGGCTCGTCGTCGATGAACGCGATGATGTGGGTGCGGGGGTTCGCCGCCGATTACGACGAATGGGGCGAGCACGCGGGCGAGGAATGGGACCATGCCCACCTCGAGCCGTACCTGCGGCGCATCGAGTCGGGGCCGCTTGTCATCTCGCGCCAGCGCAGCCCGCGGGCGTCGACCGCAGCGTGGCTGACCGCCGCGCAGGAATGCGGGTATCGGGTCGAGGAACCGAATCAAGCTCAGCCGCAAGGGTTCTGCGAGACGCGCGTCACCCAGCGTCGGGGCTCCCGATGGAGCACCGCCGACGCCTACCTGAAGCCGATCCGTAAACGCAAGAACCTGAAGGTAATCACCGAGGCCACGGCAACCCGGGTGGTGTTCGCCGGCGACCGGGCCATCGGTGTCGAGTTCGACGGCACGCGCGGCCGTACGGTGGCCACCGCGCGACGCGAGGTGGTGCTGTGCGCAGGAGCGATCAACACCCCCCAGTTGCTGATGCTCTCCGGTATCGGGGACCACGACCAACTCGGCGGGCACGGCATCGTCAGCGTTGCGCACTCGCCGGAAGTGGGCGCCAACCTGCTCGACCACCTCGTCATACCACTGGGTTTCGACGTCCCCCATGACTCGCTGTTCGCGGCGCAGAAGCCGCTGGAACTGCTCAACTACTTCGTGCGTCGTCGCGGCATGCTCACCTCGAACATCGGTGAGGCCTACGGCTTCATCAAGAGCCGACCGGATCTGGCGCTACCGGATCTGGAGCTGATCTTCGCGCCCGCACCGTATTTTGACGAGGGAATCGGCGACCCCTACGTCGGCCACGCCGTGGTGATGGGTCCGATCCTGCTCAAGCCGCAGAGCCGGGGAACCATCACCCTGCGCAGCGCCGACCCCCATGACAAGCCGCTGGTCGACCCTCGGTATCTGACCGACGACGCCGGGGCGGACCGGGAAGCGTTGATGGCCGGACTGCGCGTGTGCGCCGACATCGCCCGGGCCCCTGCGCTGCGGGGCACCATCGGAAGGATCGCCCGTCCGCTGGACGCCACTGATCTTGACGATGAAACGCTGGTCAGGGCAATGGAATCGCTGTCCCACACGCTGTACCACCCGGTCGGCACCTGCCGGATGGGCAGCGATGACGCCAGCGTCGTCGATCCCCAGCTACGGGTCCGCGGCGTCAAGGCGCTGCGGGTGGCCGATGCATCGGTGATGCCGACGATCATCCGCGGCCACACCCACGCACCCAGCGTCCTGATCGGCGAGAAGGCCGCCGACCTCATCCGCGCCACCTAG